The genome window GGCGGGGCGAACGTCGCGCCGGAGCGGCAGGCGATCGAGGAGCTGCTGGACTATCACCGCGCGACGCTGCTGTGGAAGTGCGGCGGCCTGACCGGCGAGCAGCTCGCGCGGCGGGCCTGCCCGCCGTCGACGCTGTCGCTGCTCGGCCTCGTCCGGCACATGGCGGAGGTCGAGCGGAGCTGGTTCCGCGACCGGGTCGCCGGCGACGACGTCGCCCGGATCTACGGCGAGTGGGACGTCGCCTTCGACGACCTCGACCCCGCGCGCGCGGCGGAGGACTTCGTGACGTACGCCGCGGAGGTCGAGGCGGCCCGGGCGATCCTGGCGACCAAGGA of Actinomycetes bacterium contains these proteins:
- a CDS encoding DinB family protein, with protein sequence MTEWTAPEVERPGGANVAPERQAIEELLDYHRATLLWKCGGLTGEQLARRACPPSTLSLLGLVRHMAEVERSWFRDRVAGDDVARIYGEWDVAFDDLDPARAAEDFVTYAAEVEAARAILATKDYDDTFTYRHRRGEDTIDIRALALHMIEEYARHNGHADLLRQALDGRTGE